A region of the Zhihengliuella halotolerans genome:
TGACCCGCTCGCCGACGACCCCGACTCTGGCGCTACCGGCGGCGCCGGACAAGGCGGTGCGCCGCTCGTGATCGGTTCGCAGGACTACTACTCGTCAGAGATCATTGCTGAGGTCTACGCGCAGGCGCTCGAGTCCTCGGGCCTCGAGGTGGAGCGTCAGTTCCGCATCGGCCAGCGCGAGGCGTACCTTCCCGAGATCGAGTCGGGCGCGATCGATCTCTTCCCCGAGTACACCGGTCCGCTGCTGCAGTACTGGGAGCCGGAGACCGAGGCGCGGCTGGCGGACGACGTCTACGCCGAGCTCGCGGCCTCTACCCCGGACGGACTGCGCGTGCTCGAACAGGCCCCGGCCACCGACCAGGACGCGTACGTCGTCACGGAGGACTTCGCCGAACGGTGGGGGCTCGAGACCATCGGCGATCTCGCCAAGGTGGACGTCGACATGACACTCGGCGCGAACTCGGAAGCCGAATCCCGGCCCAACGGCCCCGGTGGACTCGCCGAGGCGTACGGCATCGACGTCGGGTTCACTCCCATCGAGGACGGGGGCGGCCCCCTGACGGTCAAGGCGCTCACCGATGACGACGTCCAGCTGGCGATCATCTACACGGGGGATCCGTCGATCGCCAAGAACGGGCTGGTCGCGCTCGAGGACACCGAGGGGCTCTTCCTGGCCTCGCACGTGGTGCCGCTGGCCGGCGATGCGGTCGGCGAGGACGCGGCCGCCGTCGTCGACGCCGTGAGCGCCGCGCTGACCGGCGAGGAGCTGCTCGAGCTGAATCGCCGCAGCGTCGACGAGCAGCTGCCGGCCGCGACGATCGCGGAGGACTGGCTCGCCGGGCGCGATCTCTGAGCGGTCGCGGCCGTGCCGGGGCCGTAACACCGCCGTCATCCGGCGCGCATAGGATGTGATCCGTGAACCAGCAGATCCTCCGCGCCGACTTCGCCGACCCCCGCCTCGAGGAGTTCCTCGGCGAGCACCTCGCCGACATGCTCGCGACGTCGCCGCCCGAGAGCGTGCACGCGCTCGACCTCGCTGGTCTCGACCGCCCGTCCGTGCGCATGTGGGTCCTGTACGACGACGGCGTCCTCGCCGCCACGGGCGCCCTCGCCTCGGTGGAGCTCGGTCACGAGGAACTCAAGAGCATGCGCACCCGCGCGGCGTATCGGGGCCGCGGGCTCGCGCGCCGGATGCTGCACCACCTCGTCGCCGACGCGAGCGAGCGCGGGATCGGGCGCCTCTCGCTGGAGACCGGGACAGAGGACTACTTCGCCCCGGCCCGGGCGTTCTACGCATCCGAGGGTTTCGCCGCCTGCGAGCCCTTCGGCGCCTACGAGCTGGACCCCAACAGCGTCTTCATGACGCGGGAACTCCTGGTCGTGGCCGAGGCCTCATAGGTCGCGGCCACCTGTCGCCCCGGACTCAGCTGCCGGTCCCGGAGTCGGCGGCCCTCGCATCCACCGGGGCGGTGAGCGTGACGACGTAGCCGGAGGCGGCGTCTCCCGTGACGGCGGCGAGCTGACTGGCGCCGCCGTCGTCCCCGAAGACCATGTCCGTCTCCAGACTCAGCATGGCCATGTTCCTGACCGAGCGCTCGTAGCCCCGGCTCGCGTAGGCGGCCTCGCACACGTCCTGCGGCAGCGCCATCTGGGAGACCGCGATCGCGTTCGTCGGCTCCGTAATCGACTCCTGGTCCGGGTACACCTCGAAGTGCACGTGCGGCCACCGGCCGGGATAGCAGGCGGGGACGATGCTCGTGAAGCGGACCCGGCCCTCGTCGTCGGCGACCTGCGCGCCGCGCAGGTAGTTCTCGTTCTCGACGCCGTCGGAGTAGAGGGAGTAGTTTCCGTCGCGGTCGCAGTGCCAGACATAGACGGCCGCCCCGGCCAGCGGCGTGCCGTCCGCGACGCTCAGAATCGTCAGCTCGAGCGTCATCGGGACGCCTTCGGCGGTCGCGCTGCCCGTGCCGAAGCTCGAGCGGATGTCGCTGCGCAGGATGCCCGACTCCTGCAGCACATCCGGGCCGTTCGATCCGTTGCCCGGGAACGGACCTGCAGTCTCGTCGGGGATCTCTTCGAGCGCCGCAGACGACGACGTCGCGCCCGTCGGCGCGGCCGCCCCGCACGCAGCGAGGCCGGCGGCGGCCGCGCCGAGCCCGATTACGGAGAGCACCCGCCGCCGTTCCAACAGCGTGGTGACGTCGAAGCCGAGGCCCTGATCCTCGAGGTCTTCCTCGGGGCGCGGCAGGCGCCGGGAGCCGAACCATTTGCCGGAGCGGACGGGGAACATGGCGTGAATCCTCTGCTGGGCGTCGTGTTGCACGCTTTCGAGCCTAGGCAGCGCGCCTGTGGTCAGCCTGTACCCCGGATGGGGCGGACCCGTGATTCAGTTCCTGTTCCGGGGCGCCGTCGGGAGCGGCGTTCAGGCTTTCCAGCGCGCGTAGAGGGTGTCGACGAGGGCCTCGAAATCGTCGACCATCGTGGGGTAGTCCGCATCGGTGAGCCACTGCAGCTGCAGCCCGTCCATCGCGGCGATGAGCAGGCGGGAGATCGTCTCGGCGGGCGCGTCGGGCCGCAGCTGGCCGAGCTCGACGGCCTCGGCGACGGAGCGTTCCATCATCGAGCGGGAGGCGCCGTGGTGCTTCTGCAGCCATTCGTTGGCCGGGTGTCCCGCCGTCACGGCCTCGCCCGCGACCGACGTGTACAGCCGCACCATGGTCTCCTGGGACTCGTTGTGGCGGACGAGCGCGATCAGACTCCGGATGACCTCCCATCCCCGCAGCGACCGGCCGAGGTCGAACTGTGCCATATCGTGCTCGTCACGGCGGTCGAGTACTGCGCTGAGCAGGTCGTCCTTCGTGGGGAAGTGGTGCACGAGCCCCGTCTGGCTCATGCCGGACTCGCGGGCGACGAGGCTCATGGAGACGCCGCGGTAGCCCTCCGTCGAGAAGAGCTTCTCGGCGGCATCGAGGATCTCGGCCCGTCGTGCCGCGGGGTCGGCGCCGGGCGGACGGCCGCTCTTTCGTTGCGGGCGGGGCGGGGTCACGGCGTGTTCCTCTCGAAATGCAGGTGGTCGCGGGGGAACGAACCCCCGCGACCACCCTAGCCAATGCCCGGCCGTCAGGCCTTCTCTAGCCGAGTTCGACGCGCCCCCGGACGTCACCGAGGCCGCGCGCGACGATGAGCTCGCCGCCGTTCAGCTCAGCCCACGTGTTCGCCTGCGCGTCCCAGCGGCGGAACAGGCGCGCGTCGCACTCAACTCTCACGGTCGCGTCCGCCCCGGCCGCGACCTGCACGCCCTGGTAGCCGGCCAGGCGCACCGGCTGTGTCGCGTCGGCGGGCCTGTAGTAGACCTGTACGGTCTCGCGCGAGTCCCGCGCCGACGTGTTGCGCACCCGCACGTCCACCGCGAGGGAGCCCGCGGCACCGGCCAGCGCGACGTCGTCGTACTCCCACGAGCCGTAGCCGAGGCCGTGGCCGAGCCAGAACAGCGGCTCCAGCTCGGCCGACGCGTCGTAGCCGCGGTAGCCGATCGCGACGCCGTCGGCGTACTCGAGGCCGAGATCTTCGCCCGGAGTGGTGTTCCACGCCGGCGCGGCGCCGTCGGCCGCGGGGTAGGTCGTCACGAGACGGCCCGTCGGCTCGAGCTCGCCGGTCAGCACGGCGGCGATCGCATGGCCGCCCTCCTGCCCGGGCAGGCCCGCGATGAGCACGGCGTCGACGTCGTCGAGCCACGGCATGAGCACGG
Encoded here:
- a CDS encoding ABC transporter substrate-binding protein is translated as MKRLLSLTAVVAASALALTACGNADPLADDPDSGATGGAGQGGAPLVIGSQDYYSSEIIAEVYAQALESSGLEVERQFRIGQREAYLPEIESGAIDLFPEYTGPLLQYWEPETEARLADDVYAELAASTPDGLRVLEQAPATDQDAYVVTEDFAERWGLETIGDLAKVDVDMTLGANSEAESRPNGPGGLAEAYGIDVGFTPIEDGGGPLTVKALTDDDVQLAIIYTGDPSIAKNGLVALEDTEGLFLASHVVPLAGDAVGEDAAAVVDAVSAALTGEELLELNRRSVDEQLPAATIAEDWLAGRDL
- a CDS encoding GNAT family N-acetyltransferase, coding for MNQQILRADFADPRLEEFLGEHLADMLATSPPESVHALDLAGLDRPSVRMWVLYDDGVLAATGALASVELGHEELKSMRTRAAYRGRGLARRMLHHLVADASERGIGRLSLETGTEDYFAPARAFYASEGFAACEPFGAYELDPNSVFMTRELLVVAEAS
- a CDS encoding intradiol ring-cleavage dioxygenase, coding for MQHDAQQRIHAMFPVRSGKWFGSRRLPRPEEDLEDQGLGFDVTTLLERRRVLSVIGLGAAAAGLAACGAAAPTGATSSSAALEEIPDETAGPFPGNGSNGPDVLQESGILRSDIRSSFGTGSATAEGVPMTLELTILSVADGTPLAGAAVYVWHCDRDGNYSLYSDGVENENYLRGAQVADDEGRVRFTSIVPACYPGRWPHVHFEVYPDQESITEPTNAIAVSQMALPQDVCEAAYASRGYERSVRNMAMLSLETDMVFGDDGGASQLAAVTGDAASGYVVTLTAPVDARAADSGTGS
- a CDS encoding TetR/AcrR family transcriptional regulator — its product is MTPPRPQRKSGRPPGADPAARRAEILDAAEKLFSTEGYRGVSMSLVARESGMSQTGLVHHFPTKDDLLSAVLDRRDEHDMAQFDLGRSLRGWEVIRSLIALVRHNESQETMVRLYTSVAGEAVTAGHPANEWLQKHHGASRSMMERSVAEAVELGQLRPDAPAETISRLLIAAMDGLQLQWLTDADYPTMVDDFEALVDTLYARWKA
- a CDS encoding glycoside hydrolase family 3 C-terminal domain-containing protein — its product is VLMPWLDDVDAVLIAGLPGQEGGHAIAAVLTGELEPTGRLVTTYPAADGAAPAWNTTPGEDLGLEYADGVAIGYRGYDASAELEPLFWLGHGLGYGSWEYDDVALAGAAGSLAVDVRVRNTSARDSRETVQVYYRPADATQPVRLAGYQGVQVAAGADATVRVECDARLFRRWDAQANTWAELNGGELIVARGLGDVRGRVELG